Proteins from one Podospora pseudocomata strain CBS 415.72m chromosome 4, whole genome shotgun sequence genomic window:
- a CDS encoding hypothetical protein (EggNog:ENOG503P21T), translating into MMPSKVLIFTGAPESSTLDWESGLLSAFSDPIARFAGITTDSQQPRPAIEDHAAWRSLTLERTDIPHDRQKQVALDPCYDESADFLPGTGPDFFTTVYTASFASTRNGESQSQFQSRAESQNHALSQLYEHSIAIHQEMPSSHLVNHHSQSDQLDSCISNETTSFLSDGPSQHEPARGPLPFRGDSHLTDLKDIPPASCLTKIMPQTASVNLIVGIISVARPRVVNTRWGSKHLVEILVGDETRAGFTVTYWLPSDDVEKSCLAGLRPGDIVLMQNIGLNVFLKKVYGSSLRKDLSKVHLLYRVKLDSQESGGHYAASDLASTTNRHPQLDKTRQVRDWVLNFVGGGARHQGKSKNKLANPKRRWERPPDDDTQLP; encoded by the coding sequence ATGATGCCGTCAAAAGTCCTGATCTTTACTGGCGCTCCCGAGAGTAGCACGCTTGATTGGGAATCCGGGCTGCTGTCAGCCTTTTCCGATCCGATTGCCCGGTTTGCAGGAATCACAACAGACAGCCAACAGCCTCGTCCAGCAATCGAGGATCACGCTGCCTGGAGATCGTTGACACTGGAGAGGACTGATATCCCACACGACCGCCAGAAGCAGGTCGCTCTTGACCCCTGCTACGATGAATCAGCAGACTTTCTTCCAGGGACGGGACCCGACTTCTTCACAACAGTTTATACTGCCTCTTTCGCATCGACCAGAAACGGAGAATCTCAATCTCAGTTTCAGTCTCGGGCCGAGTCCCAGAACCATGCGTTGTCACAGCTCTACGAGCACTCAATAGCAATCCATCAGGAAATGCCCTCTTCCCACCTTGTCAATCACCACAGCCAAAGCGACCAGTTAGACTCTTGTATCAGCAACGAGACTACCTCTTTCCTGTCTGATGGCCCCAGCCAACACGAGCCCGCGAGGGGGCCGTTGCCTTTTCGGGGAGATTCTCACCTCACCGACCTGAAAGATATCCCACCAGCCTCGTGTCTTACCAAGATCATGCCGCAGACCGCGAGCGTCAACTTGATTGTAGGCATCATCTCGGTTGCCCGGCCTCGAGTTGTCAACACCCGATGGGGCTCAAAGCATCTGGTGGAGATTTTGGTTGGTGACGAGACCAGAGCTGGTTTCACCGTTACCTACTGGCTACCAtcggatgatgttgagaaaaGCTGCCTTGCCGGACTGCGGCCCGGAGACATTGTCCTAATGCAGAACATTGGGCTGAATGTGTTTCTGAAAAAGGTCTATGGGTCCAGTCTCCGCAAGGATCTCTCCAAGGTCCACCTTCTCTACCGCGTGAAACTCGACTCCCAAGAGAGCGGCGGCCACTACGCAGCATCGGATCTGGCGTCCACGACCAATCGGCATCCCCAGCTGGACAAGACTCGCCAGGTTCGAGATTGGGTTCTGAActttgtcggtggtggtgcccgGCACCAGGGCAAGTCCAAGAACAAGCTGGCCAACCCCAAGCGTCGTTGGGAACGACCACCGGACGACGATACCCAGCTGCCTTAG
- the mns1B_1 gene encoding Mannosyl-oligosaccharide alpha-1,2-mannosidase 1B (EggNog:ENOG503NUBI; CAZy:GH47; COG:G), whose amino-acid sequence MRIPCGVAAFLAASHSVVVVVVVAAAEAPQQRQHMAWPSAEPASANQKLPSYQNPKYHPDRKRANAVKQAFRISWDGYYKHAFPHDSLRPVSNSFEDDRNGWGASAVDAFSTALIMGEHKIIDQILRYIPDINFNHTDSEVSLFETTIRYLGGLLSAYDLLTGPLKPRFDYSTHQTSLILHQAVRLADNLKVAFDTPTGIPDNDLFFSPPRKKGSTSNGLATAGTLVLEWTRLSDLTGDPQYARLAQKAEKYLLHPKNPAMGEPFPGLLGSSLNLDTGLFEDGAGGWGGGTDSFYEYLIKMYLYDPSRFSVYRDRWVLAADSSIRYLISHPTTRPDLTFLAMWRNRTLHYFSEHLACFSGGNFILGGLTLDSPAYLGLGLDLVAGCRATYTGTLTGIGPEIFQWQDNTAPLNASNNSPPPTHQKLMYSRAGFWVTNGGYQLRPEVIESYYYAYRATGHQKYQEWVWEAFLAVNATCRVGSGYSSLMDVNLPEGGGWTDFQESFWFAEVMKYAYLVFAEEAPWQVKAGLENRFVFNTEAHPIRVAGGREKYGGWRG is encoded by the coding sequence ATGCGTATCCCCTGTGGAGTGGCCGCCTTTCTGGCGGCAAGCCACTccgttgtggtggtggtggtggtggctgcagCAGAAGcaccacaacaacgacaacataTGGCCTGGCCTTCAGCGGAGCCAGCATCTGCAAACCAGAAGCTCCCATCTTATCAGAACCCAAAGTACCACCCTGACCGCAAGAGGGCGAATGCTGTCAAGCAGGCTTTCAGGATTTCGTGGGATGGTTACTACAAGCATGCGTTTCCTCATGATTCGCTGAGGCCCGTGTCAAATTCATTCGAGGATGACAGGAACGGATGGGGAGCCAGTGCTGTCGACGCCTTCAGCACGGCGTTGATCATGGGGGAACACAAGATCATTGACCAGATCTTGCGCTACATCCCCgacatcaacttcaaccacACCGACAGTGAGGTGTCGTTGTTTGAGACGACGATTCGATATCTAGGTGGGCTGTTATCTGCCTAcgacctcctcaccggccccCTGAAACCCCGTTTCGACTACAGCACCCACCAAAcctctctcatcctccaccaggCTGTCCGCCTGGCCGACAACCTCAAAGTCGCCTTCGACACCCCGACCGGAATCCCCGACAACgacctcttcttttcccccccTCGCAAAAAGGGCTCAACCTCCAACGGCCTCGCCACAGCCGGAACCCTGGTCCTCGAATGGACCCGCCTCTCGGACCTCACCGGCGACCCTCAATACGCCCGCCTGGCACAAAAGGCAGAAAAgtacctcctccaccccaaaaaTCCAGCCATGGGGGAACCCTTCCCTGGCCTCCTcggctcctccctcaacctcgacaccgGCCTCTTTGAAGACGGCGCCGGCGGCTGGGGCGGCGGTACAGATAGCTTCTACGAATACCTCATCAAGATGTACCTCTACGACCCCTCCCGCTTTTCCGTCTATCGCGACCGCTGGGTGTTGGCGGCCGACAGCTCCATCCGGTATCTGAtatcccaccccaccacccggccCGACCTAACCTTCCTCGCCATGTGGCGCAACCGCACCCTGCACTACTTCTCCGAGCACCTCGCCTGCTTCAGCGGGGGAAACTTCATCCTCGGCGGCCTGACCCTCGACTCCCCAGCctacctcggcctcggcctcgacctcgTCGCCGGGTGCAGAGCAACCTACACCGGCACCCTCACGGGAATAGGACCGGAAATCTTCCAATGGCAGGACAACACCGCCCCCCTGAACGCAAGCAAcaactcccctcccccgacccATCAGAAACTCATGTACAGCCGGGCTGGGTTCTGGGTTACGAACGGGGGGTATCAGCTGCGTCCTGAGGTGATTGAGAGCTATTACTACGCCTACCGGGCAACTGGCCATCAGAAATATCAGgagtgggtttgggaggcGTTTTTGGCTGTGAATGCCACGTGCAGGGTTGGGAGCGGGTATAGTAGTTTGATGGATGTCAACTTgccggaggggggtgggtggacGGATTTTCAGGAGAGTTTTTGGTTTGCGGAGGTGATGAAATATGCTTATTTGGTCtttgcggaggaggcgccGTGGCAGGTGAAGGCCGGGCTTGAGAATCGGTTTGTGTTTAATACCGAGGCGCATCCGATCAGGGTCGCGGGCGGGAGGGAGAAGtatggggggtggagggggtaa
- the ERG27 gene encoding 3-keto-steroid reductase (BUSCO:EOG09262SR7; EggNog:ENOG503NWKM; COG:I) codes for MVPPPWDRAPEKDNLFVLVTGANSGIGFGICQRLIDDYLSTRSLTSHLILIPTTRSAKKSQETVTALRAHAQQFAESSPALRSRTGQNYDSHQATRRIHILSVQLDLCNLPTITAAADQLLHGTLSSSPSTSPDFESLEDVKIPRLDSIIFNAGIGGWYGLNWGKVAHNILTKGIVSATTWPTFKGGNSGQTIAPVPGSKETMGEVFCANVFGHYLFAQKLVPLLSRPKPSALPPGRIIWESSIDADWDTFSLEDFQALKTDAAYESTKRLTDVLALTSSLPTSKPYVDQYFSVAEDKTPPKMYLAHPGIVQTTLFPLNAFMFFWYQVVLYLVRWLGSPWHPITGYNGSMAPAWLALQEQEALDSERAERVKWGSAADRWGNVYVRKTEVDGWGWEGRVEDVEELKEKGLLSGRKGGMEMVKEERLVEFKELGGRVWKRLEELRGEWERKV; via the exons ATGGTACCACCACCTTGGGACCGAGCTCCTGAAAAGGACAACTTATTTGTCCTGGTGACAGGTGCCAACAG CGGCATCGGCTTCGGCATCTGTCAACGCCTCATCGACGACTACCTCTCCACCCGCTCCCTGACCtcccacctcatcctcattcccaccacccgCTCGGCCAAAAAGTCCCAAGAAACCGTCACCGCCCTCCGCGCCCACGCCCAACAGTTCGCCGaatcctcccccgccctccgctCCCGCACCGGCCAAAACTACGACTCCCACCAAGCCACCCGCCGCATTCACATCCTCTCGGTCCAACTCGACCTCtgcaacctccccaccatcaccgccgccgccgaccagctcctccatggcaccctctcctcctccccctccacgTCCCCCGACTTTGAATCCCTGGAAGACGTCAAGATCCCCCGGTTGGACTCCATAATCTTCAACGCCGGCATCGGCGGCTGGTACGGTCTCAACTGGGGAAAAGTCGCCCACAACATCCTCACCAAGGGCATCgtctcagcaacaacatggcCGACCTTCAAGGGGGGCAACTCGGGCCAAACCATCGCCCCCGTCCCGGGGAGCAAGGAGACAATGGGAGAAGTCTTTTGCGCAAACGTCTTTGGCCACTACCTCTTTGCGCAGAAACTGGTCCCCTTGCTCTCCCGCCCCAAGCCATCCGCCCTGCCCCCCGGAAGAATCATCTGGGAGAGCAGCATCGACGCAGACTGGGACACGTTTTCCCTGGAAGATTTTCAAGCCCTCAAAACCGACGCCGCCTACGAGTCGACCAAACGACTGACTGACGTTTTGGCGCTGACGTCGTCCCTCCCGACGTCGAAACCGTACGTTGATCAATATTTTTCTGTGGCGGAAGACAAGACGCCACCCAAGATGTACCTAGCGCATCCGGGCATCGTCCAGACGACGCTTTTTCCGCTCAACGCGTTCATGTTTTTTTGGTATCAGGTTGTGCTTTATCTGGTGAGGTGGCTGGGTTCGCCGTGGCATCCGATCACGGGGTACAACGGGAGTATGGCGCCTGCTTGGCTGGCGctgcaggagcaggaggcgtTGGATAGTGAGCGGGCCGAGAGGGTCAAGTGGGGGAGTGCGGCGGATCGGTGGGGGAATGTGTATGTCAGGAAGAcggaggtggatgggtgggggtgggaggggagggtggaagatgttgaagagttgaaggagaaggggttgttgagtggacggaagggggggatggagatggtcaaagaggagaggttggtggaaTTCAAGGAGTTGGGTGGAAGGGtgtggaagaggttggaggagttgaggggggagtgggagaggaaggtttGA
- the RAD10 gene encoding ssDNA endonuclease and repair protein rad10 (COG:L; EggNog:ENOG503NXVJ; BUSCO:EOG09264DOU), with protein MDDDFGADAEFLDALASSADAITSLNNNKTNKQPLPPPPLPSPPQQQRPPGPPAFLPPKIQQPTPQRVEKPPPPQRHASTASGPPKIVQPTPQPLPSRASGSGSSILVSPRQKGNPVLACIKSIPWEYSDIPADYALGATTCALFLSLKYHRLHPEYIYTRIRLLQQRFLLRILLVLVDIPNHEDSLRELSKTSLVNNVTVILCWSAAEAGRYLELYKSYEHASAAGIKGQQATGYAESLVEFVTVPRVVNKADAVALVGTFGSLRGAVNADGETLGTVGGGGRGRLRLGGGRWRPVQGRKREGGKGVLRGRFLSGGAEWWWCWKGTQGVRGGRGGGVRKTSGGR; from the coding sequence atGGACGACGATTTTGGCGCCGACGCCGAGTTTTTGGATGCCCTGGCTTCCTCAGCCGATGCCATCACTTCTTTGAATaacaacaaaaccaacaaacaaccactaccaccaccaccactaccatcgcCACCGCAACAACAGCGACCCCCGGGCCCGCCCGCCTTTCTCCCACCCAAAAtccaacaacccaccccccagcGAGTAgaaaaaccaccaccaccgcagcggCACGCCTCCACCGCGTCAGGTCCCCCAAAAATagtccaaccaaccccccaacccctcccctcccgagCCAGCGGCTCGGGGTCTTCAATCCTCGTATCCCCGCGGCAAAAAGGAAACCCAGTGCTAGCCTGCATAAAGTCCATACCGTGGGAGTACTCAGACATACCAGCCGACTATGCCCTCGGGGCGACCACCTGCGCCCTTTTCCTGAGCCTTAAAtaccaccgcctccacccaGAATACATCTACACCcgcatccgcctcctccaacaaaggTTCCTCCTCCGGATCTTGTTGGTGCTTGTCGACATTCCCAACCACGAGGACTCCCTCCGCGAGCTCTCCAAGACTTCCCTTGTGAATAACGTCACTGTTATTTTATGTTGGTcggcggccgaggcgggGCGGTATCTCGAGCTGTATAAAAGCTATGAGCATGCAAGCGCGGCGGGGATAAAGGGGCAGCAGGCGACGGGGTATGCGGAGAGTTTGGTTGAGTTTGTGACCgtgccgagggtggtgaacaAGGCGGATGCGGTGGCGCTGGTGGGGACGTttgggagtttgaggggagCGGTTAATGCTGATGGGGAGACGTTGGGGActgtgggggggggggggagaggaaggttaaggcttggaggagggcggtggaggcccGTtcaggggaggaagagggaggggggaaagggggtgttgagggggcGGTTTCTATCGGGGGGTGccgagtggtggtggtgctggaagGGGACGcaaggggtgaggggggggagggggggaggggtgaggaagacgagtggggggcggtga
- a CDS encoding hypothetical protein (COG:S; EggNog:ENOG503NXDI), which produces MASGIKSLINSAKALYIGNSGSKAELPDLFPVVDKEIDGEDCDRDCSNCVVQYPKSFKIDETDALYGFVKGWSTHVLVATGKSDWVRDVADEKGSIMQAISHAKAPSNGRLMVSASNIPTPHRTTSYSEPTTVLVLPAFAVVENVTPATVPTLVSIINDSPTNTSPLEPISIPPSMTAHLPEPTPAMLKDITTRPSPHRALILLCSQKTRDARCGQSAPLLRKEFQRHLAPLGLYRDLDDERPGGVGIYFISHVGGHKYSANVMIYRRPDAFGLDEVELGKLTEEERQRVVPIKPQEGEDDLGAAQCIWLARVKPEDCEGIVKFTVLQGKVVKPQSQLRGGFDRGRGLMSW; this is translated from the exons ATGGCGAGCGGCATCAAATCACTCATCAACAGCGCCAAGGCCCTCTACATAGGCAACTCGGGCAGCAAGGCCGAGCTCCCGGACCTTTTTCCCGTCGTAGACAAGGAGATCGACGGCGAGGATTGCGACCGCGACTGCAGCAATTGCGTTGTTCAGTACCCAAAATCATTCAAGATTGACGAAACCGATGCGCTCTACGGCTTTGTGAAAGGATGGAGCACGCATGTTCTGGTTGCGACGGGCAAATCAGACTGGGTGCGCGATGTTGCGGATGAAAAGGGGAGCATCATGCAGGCCATCTCGCATGCCAAAGCTCCCAGCAATGGT CGCCTCATGGTCTCTGCCTCCAACATTCCCACACCGCATCGGACCACCTCGTACTCTGAACCGACGACCGTCCTCGTACTGCCTGCCTTCGCCGTCGTCGAAAACGTCACACCTGCTACTGTGCCTACATTGGTGTCCATAATCAACGATTCACCTACCAACACCTCGCCACTCGAGCCAATTtccatccccccatccatGACAGCCCATCTTCCAGAACCAACGCCTGCCATGCTGAAGGACATCACAACACGGCCGTCACCACATCGCGCTCTTATCCTGCTCTGCTCTCAAAAGACCCGCGATGCACGCTGCGGCCAGAGCGCGCCTCTTCTCCGAAAAGAATTCCAGAGGCACCTAGCACCACTAGGTCTCTACCGCGATTTAGACGATGAACGACCAGGGGGCGTGGGCATCTATTTTATCAGTCACGTCGGAGGACACAAGTACAGCGCCAATGTGATGATTTATCGGAGGCCAGACGCATTCGGTTTGGACGAGGTGGAGTTGGGCAAGctgaccgaggaggagaggcagcGTGTGGTGCCAATCAAGCCacaggagggcgaggacgacTTGGGCGCAGCGCAATGCATCTGGCTGGCGAGAGTGAAGCCAGAAGACTGCGAAGGCATCGTCAAATTTACGGTTTTGCAGGGCAAGGTGGTGAAACCACAAAGCCAGTTGCGAGGAGGGTTCGAtagaggaagagggttgaTGAGTTGGTAG
- a CDS encoding hypothetical protein (EggNog:ENOG503P8FX) produces the protein MEQLKGGLLVASPARGHTGPKLRKKLRKTVSKQRSTVSWRLGFSSSASTKNDQSETADKPPVLSLPSPDLSDPKWSEFFKNGGCFYPQDESVKPAQTSQTSVSLESSKPSQSPKASKPSLSEPSKALQPAESLDTLHEGQIVPELSHLVISDSDAQKRMSMCSNSEAPASPRTAMRRRAKTPIFSIGQLEGIPRPSNALARASTIELIAEQYRALLESDNAAREASHSESHSEPPPSRQERRLSIRRRQSSDHLRDESRAPRPVDTASSSPISDDGTLVSFEEETVYFKPVSFSPEPSPRPPPGSIANSPAPDNLSLQICLDLLTRDLASALASRPSRTHSETSALQVWVMIEAYERLRDQLGSAGLGCEEYGALEGMLNFWLRALYSIHDNLTGGDRYSESDYGEEL, from the coding sequence ATGGAGCAACTCAAGGGCGGTTTGTTGGTCGCCTCACCCGCCAGAGGACATACCGGGCCGAAACTCAGAAAGAAGCTCAGAAAGACCGTGTCAAAACAACGAAGCACCGTTTCCTGGCGGCTcggcttctcgagctcaGCATCCACCAAGAATGATCAATCCGAAACCGCAGACAAGCCGCCTGTCTTGTCGTTGCCATCTCCCGACCTGAGCGATCCAAAATGGTCAGAGTTCTTCAAGAATGGGGGATGCTTTTATCCACAGGATGAATCCGTGAAACCCGCGCAGACATCGCAGACTTCGGTGTCTTTGGAGTCTTCGAAGCCCTCACAGTCCCCGAAGGCTTCAAAACCCTCGCTCTCAGAGCCCTCGAAGGCCTTGCAGCCAGCAGAATCACTAGATACCCTACATGAAGGCCAGATTGTTCCCGAACTTTCGCACCTCGTCATCAGCGACAGTGACGCCCAGAAGCGAATGTCAATGTGCTCCAACTCGGAAGCCCCAGCAAGTCCCAGGACGGCCATGAGACGGCGAGCCAAGACACCCATATTCTCAATAGGACAGCTGGAGGGCATTCCCAGACCAAGCAACGCGCTGGCCAGGGCATCGACCATTGAACTCATCGCAGAACAATACCGGGCTCTTTTGGAATCAGACAACGCAGCTCGTGAGGCGTCACATTCCGAATCCCATTCAGAACCGCCTCCATCCCGCCAAGAAAGGCGGTTATCCATCCGACGCCGACAAAGTTCAGACCATTTGCGGGATGAATCGAGAGCCCCCCGCCCGGTGGATACGGCTTCTAGCTCACCGATATCAGACGATGGGACGCTGGTGAGCttcgaggaggagacggtgtACTTTAAGCCTGTGTCCTTCTCCCCGGAACCATCACCCCGACCACCGCCAGGCAGCATCGCAAATTCGCCGGCGCCTGATAATCTGAGTCTGCAGATATGTCTGGATTTGCTTACGAGGGATCTGGCTTCTGCGCTGGCAAGTCGGCCTAGCAGGACGCATTCGGAGACGTCGGCGCTGCAGGTTTGGGTTATGATTGAGGCTTATGAACGGCTGAGGGATCAGTTGGGGAGTGCTGGGCTGGGGTGCGAGGAGTATGGTGCGTTGGAGGGCATGTTGAACTTTTGGTTGAGGGCGTTGTATTCGATACATGATAATTTGACGGGGGGTGATCGATATAGCGAGAGCGATTATGGGGAGGAGCTTTGA